The sequence below is a genomic window from Dehalococcoidales bacterium.
CATGATTGTCTTCTTCCTGGTCCGCTTCATCCCCGGTGACGTGATTGACCTGATGGTACGTGAGATGGCCGAAGAAGCCCGGGCCGGGGGCATGGAGTTCACCGCTCAAGTCTTGAGAGAGCAACTGGGACTGGACTTGCCGATACATGTACAGTACGGGAGATGGCTGGGGAATGCCATCAGGGGTGACCTCGGGACATCCCTGTGGACACAACGACCCATCGTCGAGGACATACTGAGACGCATCCCGGTATCCTTTGAGCTGGCTTTTCTGGCGCTGATAATAAAGCTGTTAATATCCATCCCCATTGGCGTTTGGTCGGCAATACGGCAGGATACAATGAGCGACTACGTCGGCCGGACCATTGCCATTGTATTCATCTCCGCCCCCAGCTTCTGGGTAGCGACGATGATAATCGTCTATCCCTCTATATGGTGGGGCTGGTCGCCCGCCCTGGAGTACATCCCGATAACAAAAGACGTGATGGGGAACCTGGTGCAATTCATAATCCCGGCCAGCATCATGGGCATGCTGGCAACCGGGACCACAATGAGGATGACGCGTACCATGATGCTTGAGGTACTGAGGCAGGACTATATCAGGACAGCCTGGGCCAAGGGACTGAACGAACGGACAATTATCATGAGGCATGCCCTGAAAAACGCGATGATACCGGTAATCACCGTGATAGGACTATCACTGCCCGTTTTGATTGGGGGTTCGGTGGTACTGGAGAATATATTTGTCCTGCCCGGCATCGGCCGCCTTCTGGTTGAAGCTATCAACCAGAGAGACTACCCGGTAATTTCGGGAATAAACATATTTGTCGCTTCGTTTATCCTAGTCGCCAATCTGCTGGTCGATCT
It includes:
- a CDS encoding ABC transporter permease, translating into MRDYLIRRILLLVPTLLMVTMIVFFLVRFIPGDVIDLMVREMAEEARAGGMEFTAQVLREQLGLDLPIHVQYGRWLGNAIRGDLGTSLWTQRPIVEDILRRIPVSFELAFLALIIKLLISIPIGVWSAIRQDTMSDYVGRTIAIVFISAPSFWVATMIIVYPSIWWGWSPALEYIPITKDVMGNLVQFIIPASIMGMLATGTTMRMTRTMMLEVLRQDYIRTAWAKGLNERTIIMRHALKNAMIPVITVIGLSLPVLIGGSVVLENIFVLPGIGRLLVEAINQRDYPVISGINIFVASFILVANLLVDL